A window from Citrus sinensis cultivar Valencia sweet orange chromosome 5, DVS_A1.0, whole genome shotgun sequence encodes these proteins:
- the LOC102613938 gene encoding uncharacterized protein LOC102613938: protein MRPSRPLITRPIKPPRTPPMCVTKNCKLKRVFDSNINIKFPLITVNTKRSRNQIQLPASTHSSSPVLASKLDKLEAVEEKIEKAIYGCRFMTLLGVFGSLIGSFICFIKGCTYVGASFMKYFASRGNVISLLVEAIDVYLLGTVMLVFGMGLYELFVSNLDIGKLLSEDKAHHRSNLFGLFTLKERPRWLEIKSVNELKTKLGHVIVMLLLIGLFDKSKKAVIQSPLDLLCFSASVLLCSGCLFLLSKLNGSK, encoded by the exons ATGAGACCATCTCGACCGTTGATAACGAGACCCATTAAACCACCGCGCACGCCGCCCATGTGCGTCACCAAAAACTGCAAATTGAAAAGGGTCTTTGATTCTAATATCAATATCAAATTTCCACTAATTACAGTAAACACTAAAAGatcaagaaatcaaattcAGCTTCCGGCATCAACTCACTCCTCATCACCAGTTCTTGCTTCGAAATTGGACAAACTTGAAGCTGTCGAGGAGAAGATAGAGAAG GCTATTTATGGATGCCGGTTCATGACACTTCTGGGTGTTTTTGGGTCTTTGATTGGCTCATTTATCTGTTTCATTAAG GGTTGCACCTATGTTGGGGCATCATTCATGAAGTATTTTGCGAGTCGTGGTAACGTGATATCATTGCTTGTTGAGGCTATTG ATGTCTATCTCTTAGGAACTGTAATGCTGGTTTTTGGGATGGGTCTATATGAGCTCTTTGTCAGCAATCTGGACATTGGAAAGTTACTTTCAGAAGACAAAGCTCACCACAGATCAAATCTCTTTGGTTTATTCACTTTAAAG GAACGACCAAGGTGGTTAGAAATAAAGTCGGTGAATGAGCTAAAAACAAAGCTCGGCCACGTCATAGTGATGCTACTTCTGATTGGGCTGTTTGACAAGAGTAAGAAGGCTGTTATACAATCTCCTCTGGATTTGCTTTGCTTCTCAGCTTCTGTCCTCCTCTGTTCTGGTTGCCTGTTCTTGTTATCTAAGCTTAATGGCTCCAAGTga
- the LOC102621464 gene encoding protein NRT1/ PTR FAMILY 5.8-like, which yields MPYAYSFVVVVVVVDVVIILVHLLIVIAGKERFAFKGVASNLVTYLTDVMKMSNSSAAKTVSSWNGLTSMLPLLLAPLADSYWDRHSTILAFSFIYVLGLMALTSTAFAWAESPANTTSCSSFLFLPLSLISLGLAGYNPSLQAFGADQMDNNNDDEEILPCTPDNQNKKSNNNKSLFFKWWYFGVYSGSLLGITLMSYIQDTFGWVIGFAIPTIAMLTSTAFFSFASRFCKKKSDHEALKSKPFMSIVQAIKVAASKLKNGKAISPIDKSDAMELELQEKPLCCNDQNKELDDELENPKNVKYAVQNVKILLRLLPIWTMLLMFAVIFQQPVTFFTKQGMAMKRNIGSRFKIPPATLQSAITVSIILLMPLYDTVLIPIIQIITCYQFKKGISVMQRMRIGMFLTSIAMVIAAAVETKRLQTSKQAEAEPISIFWLLPQYVLLGISDIFTVVAMQEFFYNEVPVRMRTMGFALYTSVFGVGSFLSALLISVIEFFTSSRARQSWFSDDMTQARLDLYYWVLASASALSLLLYSILCRFFKSRSDLDNGN from the exons ATGCCTTATGCTTATAG ttttgttgttgttgttgttgttgttgatgttgttattattttggttCATTTGCTTATAGTGATAGCTGGGAAAGAGAGATTCGCATTCAAAGGAGTGGCATCAAATCTAGTAACATATCTGACGGATGTGATGAAAATGAGCAACTCTTCGGCGGCCAAGACTGTTAGTAGCTGGAATGGGTTAACATCAATGCTGCCGCTGCTGTTGGCTCCTCTCGCTGACTCTTATTGGGATCGACATTCCACCATTCTTGCCTTTTCTTTCATCTATGTTCTG GGGCTAATGGCTTTGACATCAACAGCATTTGCTTGGGCAGAGTCACCAGCAAACACCACAAGTTgttcttcttttctctttcttcccCTATCTTTGATTTCACTAGGCCTGGCTGGATACAACCCATCTTTACAAGCGTTTGGAGCAGACCAAAtggataataataatgatgatgaagagataTTGCCTTGTACCCcagataatcaaaataaaaaatcaaacaataacAAGAGTTTGTTCTTCAAATGGTGGTATTTTGGTGTTTATAGTGGCAGCCTTTTGGGTATCACACTTATGTCCTACATTCAAGACACCTTTGGTTGGGTAATAGGATTTGCAATTCCCACAATTGCTATGCTTACATCAACAGCATTTTTCTCATTTGCAAGCCGCTTTTGTAAGAAAAAATCAGATCATGAGGCTCTAAAGAGCAAGCCATTCATGAGCATAGTTCAAGCCATCAAAGTAGCTGCCTCAAAATTAAAGAACGGCAAAGCCATCTCACCAATTGACAAATCTGATGCAATGGAGCTAGA GCTTCAAGAGAAACCCCTTTGCTGCAATGATCAAAATAAGGAGTTGGATGATGAGCTTGAGAATCctaaaaatgttaaatatgCTGTCCAAAATGTGAAGATCTTACTAAGGCTTTTGCCCATATGGACAATGCTACTCATGTTTGCAGTAATATTCCAACAACCAGTTACATTTTTCACTAAACAAGGCATGGCAATGAAGAGGAACATAGGAAGCAGATTTAAGATCCCACCAGCAACACTTCAAAGTGCTATTACAGTATCCATAATACTCTTGATGCCATTATACGACACAGTTTTGATTCCGATAATACAAATCATAACATGCTATCAATTCAAAAAGGGTATCAGCGTAATGCAAAGAATGAGGATCGGTATGTTTCTTACTAGCATAGCCATGGTGATAGCTGCAGCTGTGGAAACAAAGAGACTACAAACGAGCAAACAGGCAGAAGCAGAGCCGATTAGTATATTTTGGTTGCTACCTCAGTACGTTTTGTTGGgtatttcagacattttcacAGTTGTTGCAATGCAGGAATTTTTCTACAATGAAGTGCCGGTGAGAATGAGAACAATGGGGTTTGCTCTATATACGAGTGTTTTTGGTGTTGGAAGTTTTTTGAGTGCCTTATTGATCTCAGTCATTGAATTTTTCACAAGCTCAAGAGCTAGGCAAAGCTGGTTCTCGGATGATATGACACAAGCCCGATTGGACTTGTACTACTGGGTTTTAGCCTCGGCAAGTGCTTTGAGCTTGCTGTTATATTCCATCCTGTGTAGATTTTTCAAAAGTAGGAGTGATTTGGATAATGGAAACTAA
- the LOC102613645 gene encoding protein SRG1-like gives MEAKATVIASSLVEPSILELANNKPLTTVPPRYVRPDIDHPLIRNDSSAEQLPVIDMHKLVSGDDSELEKLDRACKDWGFFELINHGVSSSLVEKVKAEILDFFDMPIDEKRKFWQQPGDIEGFGQLFIASEEQKLDWGYGFTLFTLPTYLRKLHLLPKLPLPFRDDLEVYLSELKNLALKILDQMAKALRMDPNDMKELFENGVQSLRMNYYPPCPQPEQVIGINSHCDASALTILLQINQMDGLQIKKDGKWVAVRPLPDAFIVNIGDILEVFTNGTYRSIEHRATVNSVKERLSFATFYGAKLDGELGPAPSLITRETPTLFKRISVVDHFKRFFSSELRGISFIDFLRIQNHRN, from the exons ATGGAGGCAAAAGCAACAGTTATTGCGAGTTCTCTCGTGGAGCCTTCGATTCTGGAGCTCGCAAATAATAAGCCACTGACCACTGTTCCTCCACGTTATGTCCGCCCTGACATAGACCATCCCTTGATTCGCAACGATTCTTCAGCAGAACAACTTCCAGTCATCGACATGCACAAGCTGGTCTCTGGGGATGACTCAGAGCTTGAGAAGCTTGACCGTGCATGCAAAGACTGGGGTTTCTTTGAG TTGATAAATCATGGAGTGAGCAGTTCATTGGTGGAGAAAGTGAAAGCAGAGATTCTAGACTTCTTTGATATGCCAATTGATGAGAAAAGGAAGTTTTGGCAACAACCAGGAGATATTGAGGGATTTGGGCAGCTCTTTATTGCGTCTGAAGAGCAGAAGCTTGATTGGGGATACGGCTTTACTTTGTTCACTCTCCCAACTTATCTGAGGAAACTCCACTTGTTGCCCAAGTTGCCTCTTCCATTCAG AGATGACTTGGAAGTTTACTTATCAGAACTGAAAAATCTTGCCCTGAAAATCCTTGATCAAATGGCTAAAGCTCTAAGAATGGATCCTAATGATATGAAAGAGTTGTTTGAAAACGGGGTACAATCATTAAGGATGAATTATTATCCTCCTTGTCCGCAACCAGAGCAAGTTATCGGCATTAATTCCCATTGTGATGCCTCCGCACTTACCATCCTCCTCCAAATCAATCAGATGGATGGTCTCCAAATAAAGAAAGATGGAAAATGGGTTGCTGTTAGACCCCTTCCAGATGCCTTTATAGTCAACATTGGAGACATTTTAGAG GTTTTTACCAATGGAACTTACCGTAGTATCGAACATCGTGCAACTGTGAACTCAGTGAAGGAAAGATTATCTTTTGCTACATTCTATGGTGCAAAATTAGATGGAGAATTGGGTCCAGCACCAAGTCTTATTACTCGAGAGACACCAACATTATTTAAGAGGATAAGTGTGGTAGATCactttaaaagatttttttcaaGTGAACTACGTGGAATATCATTTATTGATTTCTTGAGAATTCAAAACCATCGTAATTAA